From one Hemitrygon akajei unplaced genomic scaffold, sHemAka1.3 Scf000140, whole genome shotgun sequence genomic stretch:
- the LOC140723845 gene encoding endogenous retrovirus group 3 member 1 Env polyprotein-like: protein MNSMWTVTLLTVIYLILYVGKIEGKCDKCRNRVLEKGKERPGALVSHSHVNDQCYEKEKEECEEGGIKYTLRKNRGYPGGSVREEKGEGRSWSVRESTCPETEWICERKEKGRAEFGGVREEWGTYGKTRPEMKENLFIDLATRIATSLNVSDCWVCGGPHMSEQWPWIGESLSVWELLAHDWDKKRTGRTQEWKLTNYPEGQVCVERKGKVKVGESPCQSIKLAKTKNNATWWPEEPTWYITKGAKDNCTAMGNNSGIWNCSGHNPYEGIPSVWKAWRKARKGGFVPEGLFWICGNQAYTKLPKGWGGVCFLGLIRPEFFLLPQDEDRELGIKLFDSLRREKREIKVGEWGDEWPPARIIEYYGPATWAQDGSWGYRTPVYMLNRIIRLQAVVEVITNQTALALELLAEQQSQMRTAIYQNRLALDYLLASEGGVCGKFNLKNCCLKINDNGKAVLKISDKIRKLAHVPVQTWRSLGNLSWLDSLLGGSWWRITLLILGGILIMIIILPCLIPCLRALITRVVVQVMQPGNPADPAKMLLQRGRELKEWNPWTNP, encoded by the coding sequence atgaactcaatgtggactgttacattattgactgtaatatatttaattctgtatgtgggaaaaatagaagggaaatgtgacaagtgtagGAACCGAGttttggagaaaggaaaagaacgaCCCGGGGCCCTTGTGTCACATTCACATGTAAATGACCAATGttatgaaaaagaaaaagaggaatgtgAAGAGGGAGGAATAAAATATACCCTGAGAAAGAACAGGGGATACCCCGGTGGATCAgtgagagaagaaaaaggagaagggagaagttGGAGTGTACGAGAAAGTACATGCCCTGAGACAGAATGGATatgtgaaaggaaagaaaaaggaagggcagagtttggtggagtcagagaagaatggggaACCTATGGAAAAACAAGACCGGAAATGAAGGAAAACCTGTTTATAGACTTAGCAACTCGAATAGCTACAAGTTTAAATGTAagtgactgttgggtttgtgggggACCCCACATGAGCGAGCAATGGCCATGGATAGGTGAGAGTTTGAGTGTGTGGGAGCTATTGGCTCATGATTGGGATAAGAAAAGGACTGGGAGGACGCAAGAATGGAAGTTAACAAACTATCCGGAAGGACAAGTATGTgtagaaagaaaagggaaggtgAAAGTAGGAGAAAGCCCATGTCAGAGTATAAAGTTggctaaaacaaaaaataatgccACTTGGTGGCCCGAGGAGCCGACTTGGTACATAACTAAAGGGGCAAAGGACAATTGTACGGCTATGGGAAACAATTCGGGAATCTGGAATTGCAGTGGGCATAACCCGTACGAAGGAATTCCCAGTGTTTGGAAAGCCTGGCGGAAAGCAAGGAAAGGAGGATTTGTCCCAGAAGGTCTGTTCTGGATTTGTGGGAATCAGGCATACACCAAATTGCcgaaaggatggggaggagtttgtttcTTAGGCCTTATAAGGCCAGAGTTCTTCCTCCTACCCCAGGATGAAGATAGGGAATTGGGAATCAAGTTATTTGACTCACTGAGAAGGGAGAagcgggagataaaggtgggagaatggggcgaCGAGTGGCCTCCAGCACGCATCATTGAATATTACGGACCAGCaacttgggcccaggatgggtcatgGGGTTACCGAACCCCGGTATATATGTTAAATCGAATAATACGCCTACAAGCTGTAGTAGAGGTGATCACCAACCAAACCGCATTGGCTCTGGAATtgctggctgagcagcaaagcCAGATGAGAACAGCCATATACCAAAATCGATTAGcattggattacctattggcctccgaGGGAGGGGTCTGTGGAAAGTTCAATCTGAAAAACTGTTGCCTAAAGATAAATGATAATGGAAAGGCAGTGttgaaaatatccgacaaaattcggaagttGGCCCATGTGCCAGTACAAACTTGGAGATCCTTAGGGAACCTGAGTTGGCTGGATAGTCTGCTGGGAGGAAGCTGGTGGCGAATAACCCTGTTAATATTAGGCGGAATACTCATAATGATAATCATATTACCATGCTTAATACCCTGCTTGAGAGCATTAATAACGCGAGTAGTAGTACAGGTAATGCAGCCAGGGAACCCAGCTGACCCGGCTAAAATGCTGTTGCAACGAGGCAGAGAACTGAAAGAGTGGAATCCCTGGACAAATCCTTAG